From the Salmo trutta chromosome 2, fSalTru1.1, whole genome shotgun sequence genome, one window contains:
- the LOC115149276 gene encoding patched domain-containing protein 3 isoform X2 yields the protein MFLYLYSYLSLQMTVSYFTSISRDEEFEKSSDSIIPLFSLTYALAITFSITSCIRLDCVRNKVWVATFGVLSAGMAVLSSFGLLLYCGMPFSMTVATAPFLILGIGVDDMFIMISCWQQTQVHGDVEDRMAATYKEAAVSITITTLTDALAFYIGLLTPFGSVQSFCMYTGTAVLFCYLYNITFFGAFLALNGRRENSNRHWLTCMKVPEPEENSEKYNICSVGGAYDHETGKEEPMPINNFFKTYYGPFLTNNWTKGFVILLYAVYLGLSIYGCSQIKEGIDLKNLAADGSYVGSYYDNEDELFPEYGPNVMVVVADSEFQYWDESARNSLDVCLKSFEDLKLDGRSLVAKDMTLSWLHIYVNSRAVTNPNDQTVFMNSLPAFLQLSGFTQDVNISNKVIIASRMFIQTVNVSTAVDEKNMLNELRETAKDCPVKLVVYHPAFIYFDQYAVIVSNTIQNIVVATLAMLVISLMLIPNPICSLWVTFAIASVIVGVAGFMTFWDVNLDSVSMINLIICIGFSVDFSAHISYAFVSSNKRTANEKAIDAVYHLGYPIIQGAVSTILGVVALSAAESYIFRTFFKIMFLVISFGVFHGIVFIPVFLTFFGICGDKVGDKKVVECRSITLSQIGHVLVTQTG from the exons ATGTTCTTGTATCTATATTCTTATTTGTCTTTGCAGATGACCGTATCTTATTTTACATCAATATCAAGGGATGAAGAGTTTGAGAAGAGCTCTGACTCAATCATTCCTCTCTTCTCATTGACCTATGCCCTGGCCATCACTTTTTCAATCACATCTTGTATAAG GTTGGACTGTGTTAGGAACAAGGTGTGGGTGGCGACCTTTGGTGTCCTCTCAGCTGGTATGGCAGTGTTGTCCAGTTTTGGGTTGTTGCTGTACTGTGGGATGCCTTTTTCTATGACTGTGGCAACAGCTCCATTCCTGATTCTGG GAATTGGTGTTGACGACATGTTCATCATGATTTCTTGCTGGCAGCAGACTCAAGTTCATGGCGACGTAGAGGATCGTATGGCAGCTACATACAAAGAGGCAGCTGTTTCTATCACCATCACAACACTAACTGATGCCTTGGCTTTCTATATTGGTCTGTTAACTCCCTTTGGTTCTGTACAGTCCTTTTGTATGTATACTGGCACTGCTGTCCTGTTCTGCTACTTGTACAACATCACCTTCTTCGGTGCATTTCTAGCACTGAATGGAAGACGTGAAAACAGCAACAGACATTGGCTGACCTGCATGAAGGTTCCAGAACCAGAGGAGAATTCTGAAAAGTACAATATCTGCTCTGTAGGGGGAGCTTATGATCATGAAACGGGAAAAGAGGAACCAATGCCAATTAACAACTTCTTTAAGACGTACTATGGTCCATTTCTAACAAATAATTGGACCAAAGGATTTGTGATCCTGCTCTATGCTGTATATTTGGGCTTAAGCATCTATGGTTGCTCCCAAATCAAAGAGGGCATAGACCTTAAAAACCTAGCAGCTGATGGCTCATACGTGGGTAGCTATTATGACAATGAGGATGAATTATTTCCAGAGTATGGCCCAAATGTTATGGTTGTTGTGGCAGACAGTGAGTTTCAATATTGGGATGAAAGTGCTCGGAATAGTCTTGATGTTTGTCTCAAAAGTTTTGAAGATCTGAAACTGGATGGTCGATCATTGGTTGCTAAAGATATGACCCTATCTTGGCTTCATATATATGTGAACTCAAGGGCAGTTACAAATCCAAATGACCAAACTGTTTTCATGAATAGTTTACCTGCATTTTTACAACTATCAGGTTTCACACAAGATGTGAATATTTCAAACAAAGTCATAATTGCTTCACGTATGTTTATTCAGACAGTCAACGTCAGTACAGCTGTTGATGAAAAGAACATGTTGAATGAGCTTCGAGAGACAGCTAAGGATTGTCCAGTAAAGTTGGTTGTTTACCACCCTGCTTTCATATACTTTGACCAGTATGCAGTCATTGTTAGTAATACCATCCAAAACATTGTAGTTGCCACTCTTGCCATGCTGGTGATCTCCCTCATGTTGATTCCCAACCCAATATGTTCTCTGTGGGTGACCTTTGCCATTGCCTCTGTCATAGTGGGTGTTGCTGGTTTCATGACATTTTGGGATGTCAATCTAGACTCTGTATCCATGATCAATCTTATCATCTGCATTGGTTTCTCAGTGGACTTTTCTGCTCACATTTCCTACGCCTTTGTCTCTAGCAATAAGAGAACTGCTAATGAGAAGGCTATAGATGCTGTCTATCACTTGGGGTATCCTATCATACAGGGAGCTGTGTCTACTATCTTAGGAGTGGTGGCGCTGTCTGCAGCTGAGAGCTACATCTTCAGAACCTTCTTTAAGATCATGTTCTTGGTCATTTCGTTTGGGGTATTTCATGGCATTGTTTTCATCCCTGTGTTTTTGACCTTCTTTGGAATCTGCGGAGACAAAGTTGGTGATAAAAAAGTAGTGGAATGTAGGTCTATCACCTTGTCTCAAATAGGTCACGTGTTGGTCACTCAAACTGGGTGA
- the LOC115149276 gene encoding patched domain-containing protein 3 isoform X1, which produces MAGCNTDCVEKPMARGFEILGRFVGRHHWWFFILPMFISAGLGGGFYFLADRKANGIEEMFTPLDGPAKDERQVVKEYFPQNDSDFSRLRLYTEGTFASLIIVTPTANILTNPAFTKIVSMDREVKAIEVGTFHFSSLCVKKGDVCVSNSIFDIVKTSNVTTTTIDYPYHDNIFIASEIGGVKLKTGSTEIESAKAIRLFYFLKEDNQTVNTMWLQKFIETASMMQTEEGMTVSYFTSISRDEEFEKSSDSIIPLFSLTYALAITFSITSCIRLDCVRNKVWVATFGVLSAGMAVLSSFGLLLYCGMPFSMTVATAPFLILGIGVDDMFIMISCWQQTQVHGDVEDRMAATYKEAAVSITITTLTDALAFYIGLLTPFGSVQSFCMYTGTAVLFCYLYNITFFGAFLALNGRRENSNRHWLTCMKVPEPEENSEKYNICSVGGAYDHETGKEEPMPINNFFKTYYGPFLTNNWTKGFVILLYAVYLGLSIYGCSQIKEGIDLKNLAADGSYVGSYYDNEDELFPEYGPNVMVVVADSEFQYWDESARNSLDVCLKSFEDLKLDGRSLVAKDMTLSWLHIYVNSRAVTNPNDQTVFMNSLPAFLQLSGFTQDVNISNKVIIASRMFIQTVNVSTAVDEKNMLNELRETAKDCPVKLVVYHPAFIYFDQYAVIVSNTIQNIVVATLAMLVISLMLIPNPICSLWVTFAIASVIVGVAGFMTFWDVNLDSVSMINLIICIGFSVDFSAHISYAFVSSNKRTANEKAIDAVYHLGYPIIQGAVSTILGVVALSAAESYIFRTFFKIMFLVISFGVFHGIVFIPVFLTFFGICGDKVGDKKVVECRSITLSQIGHVLVTQTG; this is translated from the exons ATGGCTGGGTGCAACACAGACTGCGTTGAGAAGCCTATGGCTAGGGGATTTGAAATACTTGGGCGTTTTGTTGGTAGACACCACTGGTGGTTTTTTATTCTTCCCATGTTCATTTCTGCGGGTCTTGGCGGAGGATTTTACTTCCTTGCGGACAGAAAAGCAAACGGCATTGAAGAGATGTTTACACCTCTGGATGGACCAGCGAAAGACGAACGACAAGTAGTTAAAGAATACTTTCCACAGAATGATAGCGACTTCTCTCGTTTGCGGCTCTATACTGAAGGGACCTTTGCATCTCTCATAATTGTTACGCCTACAGCAAATATCCTCACAAATCCTGCTTTTACAAAAATTGTTTCTATGGACAGGGAAGTGAAAGCCATTGAAGTAGGAACATTTCATTTCTCAAGCCTTTGTGTTAAGAAAGGTGATGTGTGCGTGTCAAATTCAATCTTTGATATTGTAAAAACTTCCAATGTTACCACGACAACTATTGATTACCCATATCATGACAACATTTTCATCGCATCTGAAATTGGTGGTGTGAAACTGAAAACTGGATCAACTGAAATTGAAAGCGCAAAGGCAATTCGACTTTTTTACTTCTTAAAAGAAGACAACCAGACTGTAAATACGATGTGGCTGCAGAAGTTTATAGAGACTGCGTCGATGATGCAAACAGAAGAAGGC ATGACCGTATCTTATTTTACATCAATATCAAGGGATGAAGAGTTTGAGAAGAGCTCTGACTCAATCATTCCTCTCTTCTCATTGACCTATGCCCTGGCCATCACTTTTTCAATCACATCTTGTATAAG GTTGGACTGTGTTAGGAACAAGGTGTGGGTGGCGACCTTTGGTGTCCTCTCAGCTGGTATGGCAGTGTTGTCCAGTTTTGGGTTGTTGCTGTACTGTGGGATGCCTTTTTCTATGACTGTGGCAACAGCTCCATTCCTGATTCTGG GAATTGGTGTTGACGACATGTTCATCATGATTTCTTGCTGGCAGCAGACTCAAGTTCATGGCGACGTAGAGGATCGTATGGCAGCTACATACAAAGAGGCAGCTGTTTCTATCACCATCACAACACTAACTGATGCCTTGGCTTTCTATATTGGTCTGTTAACTCCCTTTGGTTCTGTACAGTCCTTTTGTATGTATACTGGCACTGCTGTCCTGTTCTGCTACTTGTACAACATCACCTTCTTCGGTGCATTTCTAGCACTGAATGGAAGACGTGAAAACAGCAACAGACATTGGCTGACCTGCATGAAGGTTCCAGAACCAGAGGAGAATTCTGAAAAGTACAATATCTGCTCTGTAGGGGGAGCTTATGATCATGAAACGGGAAAAGAGGAACCAATGCCAATTAACAACTTCTTTAAGACGTACTATGGTCCATTTCTAACAAATAATTGGACCAAAGGATTTGTGATCCTGCTCTATGCTGTATATTTGGGCTTAAGCATCTATGGTTGCTCCCAAATCAAAGAGGGCATAGACCTTAAAAACCTAGCAGCTGATGGCTCATACGTGGGTAGCTATTATGACAATGAGGATGAATTATTTCCAGAGTATGGCCCAAATGTTATGGTTGTTGTGGCAGACAGTGAGTTTCAATATTGGGATGAAAGTGCTCGGAATAGTCTTGATGTTTGTCTCAAAAGTTTTGAAGATCTGAAACTGGATGGTCGATCATTGGTTGCTAAAGATATGACCCTATCTTGGCTTCATATATATGTGAACTCAAGGGCAGTTACAAATCCAAATGACCAAACTGTTTTCATGAATAGTTTACCTGCATTTTTACAACTATCAGGTTTCACACAAGATGTGAATATTTCAAACAAAGTCATAATTGCTTCACGTATGTTTATTCAGACAGTCAACGTCAGTACAGCTGTTGATGAAAAGAACATGTTGAATGAGCTTCGAGAGACAGCTAAGGATTGTCCAGTAAAGTTGGTTGTTTACCACCCTGCTTTCATATACTTTGACCAGTATGCAGTCATTGTTAGTAATACCATCCAAAACATTGTAGTTGCCACTCTTGCCATGCTGGTGATCTCCCTCATGTTGATTCCCAACCCAATATGTTCTCTGTGGGTGACCTTTGCCATTGCCTCTGTCATAGTGGGTGTTGCTGGTTTCATGACATTTTGGGATGTCAATCTAGACTCTGTATCCATGATCAATCTTATCATCTGCATTGGTTTCTCAGTGGACTTTTCTGCTCACATTTCCTACGCCTTTGTCTCTAGCAATAAGAGAACTGCTAATGAGAAGGCTATAGATGCTGTCTATCACTTGGGGTATCCTATCATACAGGGAGCTGTGTCTACTATCTTAGGAGTGGTGGCGCTGTCTGCAGCTGAGAGCTACATCTTCAGAACCTTCTTTAAGATCATGTTCTTGGTCATTTCGTTTGGGGTATTTCATGGCATTGTTTTCATCCCTGTGTTTTTGACCTTCTTTGGAATCTGCGGAGACAAAGTTGGTGATAAAAAAGTAGTGGAATGTAGGTCTATCACCTTGTCTCAAATAGGTCACGTGTTGGTCACTCAAACTGGGTGA